The Salvia miltiorrhiza cultivar Shanhuang (shh) chromosome 2, IMPLAD_Smil_shh, whole genome shotgun sequence DNA window CAAGATCGGCAGCTTCATATATTGGATTACCTCTTTGGCTCGTCTTCTTAGCCTGTAATGACTCCAATGGCTAATTATTAAGTGGGAATGGGTAAAAGAAAACCAAATTTGGTATATTTGTGACAAATGAATGCAGTAGTATTTGTTGATTCCATCGGCTAGCCTATTTGGTTTTGCTCACCGAGAGACTTTCTCTTTCCTCCACCGTTCTTGCTTACAAATTCGCTgtctctcttcttctcctctgCCTCCCTCACTCACCAAAGATTCTTCCTTCTCCTCCTGCATATAAATTGATAAATAAATCTACATCTCGAGCTACTACTCTTTTGATATCTTTCTCAATCACCGTCGGTGGTCGGTGAATGGCGCCGAGGACGAGGGACCTGCAGCTGACCGCCGTTGCCGGAAAAAGCTCGGACGACGACGCCGGTGAGGAGGATAGGTTGTTGGGCGCCTACGACGATGAGGGTTCTGACAACTTGCGCAGAATTCAGGTGGGGGTGACTGGGATGACGTGTGCAGCCTGCTCGAATTCTGTGGAATCGGCGCTCAGGAGCCTCGATGGCGTCGTCACGGCCTCCGTCGCCTTGCTGCAGAACAAGGCTGACGTTTCATTTAATTCGTCCCTGCTCAAGGTCTCTTAAACTTTTTCAACTTTCTTGGAATTCAATTAGTCCTTTGTATGTGTACGCATGTGGTGTTATGTAGTATTTGCTATCATTTTACAATCGGTTCTGAGCTGAACTTTGTATGTGCTTCGGTGGAGGATTGATTTCTCCTGATTGTGCTGTTGTTTGTTGGGGTTATTTATTACAATTAAGCTTCCTCAGATATTGGTGTACTGGATCGTGGGTTTTGCTTAATTATTTTTGGTGTAATTAGGAGTGGGTGAGATAATCGAAATGTGGTTGTTTTCATGAGTAGGAATCCTGGGGCGGGGAGGGGGCTTCAACAATTGACCAGATATTCTGTTATTGCCGCTAATGAGAATGGTGTGGCCTTCAtctcaaaataaaagaaaaagaaaagaataacgTGGCCTTATAATCTGAGAACTGAATTTGAACTTATAGTTGAGCAGTTAGCTTCTCTTGGTAGGAAAAAAACAAAGTAATTAATGACATTGGTTTACAGTTGAGAATTGTGTATCGTACCTTTTTTGGGATGCCGTTGATTGTTTTATCATCTGAGGTACTTGTTATAACATACTAGCTGTCAAAATATAAGGTGTTAGCACTCTAATTGGCTGATCCAAACTGCTCAAACTAATCTATTTTGAGATTGTAGTATTCAATATCTTCTTGACTCCCTGTCAATCTTGTCTGAAATGCCGAATTAATCTATAAGTTATAAGTACCTTTAGTGCTTTCGATAGTACATTCTTGTTCAAGTTCTTTTCTGATATTAACTAATGATTTTGTGCGTTTGATTTTTATTATGAGGTTCCATTTGAATTTTTTGCAGTTCATTATGGTCCTCTTTCCATTTTTAGTACTTGGTATGTTGGCCTTCCAAGTGCAAGCATCTTTACAGCTCTATTGGACCCTTTTAATCCTGTTTCTTGTCTCAGGATGAAGACATTATAAATGCAATCGAAGATGCTGGGTTTGATGCTGAAATTCTACCAGATCCAAGTGCAACTCGATCTAATCTACGACGGACCTTGATAGGTCAGTTTACCATAGGAGGAATGACATGTGCAGCTTGTGTAAATTCTGTGGAAGGGATTCTAAGGAACGTACCAGGTGTGAAAAAAGCTGTAGTTGCCTTGGCTACTTCTTTAGGTGAGGTTGAATACGACCCAGCTTTTATTAGCAAAGAAGATATAGTCAATGCAATAGAAGATGCTGGTTTTGAAGCTTCATTTGTACAGAGTAATGAGCAGGATAAACTTTTGCTTGGGATTTCTGGAATTGCAAGTGAAACTGATGTACAGTTGTTAAAAGAAATACTTTGCAACTTAAAGGGTGTGAGGCAATTTTCTATTGACCAAACAACACAAGATTTGGAGATTCATTTTGATCCGGAGCTTCTTGGTTCCAGAAAATTAGTTGATGAGATTGAAAGtgccagctctggaaaattaaaattgtcTGTAAAGAACCCTTATGCTAGAATGGCTTCTAAGGATCTAGAAGAGTCATCAAACGTGTTTCGGCTGTTTACTGCTAGCTTTATTCTCAGCGTGAGCATTCTATAATACTTCTGTTTAAATTCTTTATGCCTGAGCGTACAGAATTAGTGTTATTTGGTGTTATCTTATTACATTATCTGAGGTCTTAATCCAGAATTATGTGGATGATATTTATCCATTACTTATGCAGAATGTCATTGTTGGCTCACTACTTGGAGattgtttggctgagcttataagctccttaaaacaacttataagctctcgAGAAGTGTTTTGCAAAAGAAGCTCCTAACTAGCTTATAAGCtgcgaaaataaatatattgttgCTCACAACTTAGATAGAGGTTTATGGAACTTAATTGATTGTTAAATTTAAAACCACTTGGTTACACTCAGAAAAACTTAATGACCAGATAAGTTCTTAACTATCtgcacatttttttaattaaaaacatttttttaaCTCCTGTTCAACTTGCTCCAGGTTCCCCTTCTTTTCATGAGAGTCGTCTGTCCACGCATACCTTTATTGTATTCTTTACTACTAAGGCGCTGTGGTCCCTTCCAAATGGGTGATTGGCTGAAGTTGGTTTTGGTAACTGTTGTTCAATTTGTTATTGGCAAGCGTTTCTATGTTGCAGCCGGCAGAGCACTTAGAAATGGTTCAACAAACATGGATGTCCTGATTGCATTGGGAACTTCTGCTTCATACTTTTATTCCGTATATGCATTACTCTATGGTGCAATGACTGGGTTCTGGTCTCCAAGGTACTTTGAAACAAGTGCTATGCTGATAACTTTTGTACTTCTTGGAAAGTACTTGGAAAGCCTTGCCAAGGGGAAGACATCAGATGCTATTAGAAAGCTTGTGGAGCTCTCTCCTGCAACTGCTACATTGCTTATCAAAGACGCGGGTAGGTGTTTATTAGTTTGTTGTACGCAAAGTTTCTGTTGAATTTACTTATTTTCATTCACCAAAAAAAATGGGGAGCATGTCTGATGTTGGAATGCGTCCTATATCTGATGATGTGAATGGGGACTTCTAACATTGCAGGTAGAAACGTTGTTGGAGAAAGGGAAATtgatgctttattgattgagcCTGGTGACCTTTTGAAGGTACTTCCAGGGACAAAGGTGCCTGCTGATGGTTCTGTAGTATGGGGTTCAAGTTATGTGAATGAGAGTATGGTCACTGGTGAATCTGCTCCGGTTCTGAAAGAGATCAATTCACCAGTTATCGGGGGTACTATCAACTTGCATGGATCGCTTCACATAGAGGCCAACAAAGTGGGATCTAATACAGTTTTAAGCCAAATTATATCTCTGGTTGAGGCGGCACAGATGTCTAAAGCTCCCATTCAGAAGTTCGCTGATTTTGTGAGTTATCTTTGTTGATTTATCATATTGTTGTTTGTATGCACTTTTCAGTTTATGAGCTAGCTGGTCTTGGACAGACAAATGAGCATGTTGAGATATAATCCTTCACTTCCTTCagaaagaatgagaaaaaatCCACATGCTGTTACTAGTCTATTTAGTATTTATAGTTTACATGTAAATGTAAAGGGCCAATATGAAAGCAGTATAGAGAACTGGTAGTTGGATGATTACATTGGTACCTCCTGTACTTATCAAAATTTTAACTGATAACTTTTACCACTTGTCCTGACTTATAAATCATTTCCTCACATTGGGCATTGGTGTCTGATACAGATTGCAAGCATCTTTGTGCCGTCAGTAATAACTTTGGCACTATTAACATTACTAGGATGGTAAGattaaattttcataaatttatgGGCAAACTTGTTCTCATATATTTTCTTGAGTAGTTAACAATTAGTGGTGTTGaagtaaaattttatttttattggacATCCATGTGCAGGTATGTTGCTGGGGTTGTTGGAGCCTACCCTAAGGAGTGGCTGCCAGAGAATGGcaattattttgtattttccCTTATGTTTGCAATATCAGTTGTTGTAATTGCTTGCCCATGTGCACTTGGGTTGGCCACCCCAACTGCGATCATGGTTGCAACGGGAGTAGGAGCTAAAAATGGTGTGCTGATAAAAGGAGGAGATGCACTGGAGAGGGCGCAAAAGATCAAGTATGTCATATTTGATAAGACTGGAACATTAACCCAAGGGAAAGCCACAGTGACAACTGCAAAAGTTTTTTCAGGAATGGATCGTGGCGATTTCCTTACGTTAGTAGCTTCAGCTGAGGTAAAATACCCAGAGTTTCTATTTTACCTTCTTTAGTCAAGTAGCTTCTAGTGGAATTGGCTTTACATAAGAGAATTTGAGTTGAGCACTGACAACTCGAGATAAATAAATGTCCTTTCTGAAGCAtcttaattttcttttgttttggcACAGTCTAGCAGCGAACACCCATTGGCCAAGGCTATACTTGAATATGCACGccatttccatttcttcgaTGACCTTCCGGATACAAAGAATGGTAACAACAAGTCTTTTGAATGGCTTCTTGATGTAACTGATTTCTCTGCTTTGCCTGGACATGGTGTGCAGTGCTTTATTGATGGAAAAAAGATTTTGGTGAGTTTCTTTATTCAGACTATGCACATCTTAGTTTGAGATAGAAGAATCTTGTCTAAGGTTGTATTCGTTGAAAAGGTTGGCAACCGGAAGCTGATGGCTGAGAATGGCATCACTGTTGCAGAGCACGTGGAGAAGTTTGTCGTGGACTTGGAAGAAAGTGCCAAGACGGGGATACTGGTGGCCTATGATAATGATCTAATTGGTGTTGTGGGGATAGCAGATCCACTAAAGAGGGAAGCTGCTGTGGTCATCGAGGGCCTCAAGAAAATGGATGTGGTTCCTGTCATGGTCACCGGTGATAACTGGAGAACTGCTCAAGCTGTGGCCAAAGAGGTTTTGTTATCCTTGTTGTTGGCATTTTCTGTACACGAAAACTCATTGACACAGTTATCTGTTTGTATGgtttcaggtgggcattacagACGTGAGGGCAGAAGTGATGCCGGCTGGAAAAGCTGATGTTGTGCGGTCACTACAAAAAGGGGGGAGTTTGGTAGCAATGGTGGGTGATGGGATCAACGACTCTCCTGCTCTGGCGGCGGCAGATGTAGGCATGGCGATAGGAGcagggacggacattgcaatagaGGCAGCTGATTATGTGCTGATGAGGAGCAGCTTGGAAGATGTGATAACAGCTATAGATCTTTCGAGGAAGACCTTGCAGCGAATCCGACTGAATTATGTGTTTGCGATGGCGTACAACATAGTTGCCATCCCAGTAGCAGCCGGGCTTCTGTATCCCTCTCTAAAAATCAAGTTGCCGCCGTGGGTAGCCGGAGCCTGCATGGCTTTATCATCTGTAAGTGTTGTGTGCTCATCTCTGCTGCTCAGGAGATACAGAAGACCCAGGCTTACAACCTTATTGGAGATCACTGTAGAGGACTAGTACTAGCTGTTTTTCAAAATATTGTctttgagtgagagagagagagaggcagagtTGCCAGTTTTATCGGGTGATTTTGATCTCCCTATTCTtgtgtattattattaaacaGGTAAATGTAAATGAGATGCATTGTCTTGTTCTTGTAGGATATAATACGAGATCTTCAAAGGGTGTTTTAACTCCACATTTTAAAGATTATATATAGTTATGATTATGAAACCAAGTACTAATAGTTTGTGGAAATTATGTCTACTAATCTCGATGTTTGATCATGTTAATACCAAATTGCAGCAAAGCTGTCGATTAACCAAACCAAATTACGAAAAAGAGATACAGAGATGTTAAATAGGTCATGCTATAAAACATGGAAAATTCACAAGCTTATACTCAATTTAATTGGCCTACCCAAGTCCTAGCCTCTTTTTTTCGCTAAAAGAATTGAATTATAAATACTTTATTGCGTTTTGAACATTAAAAgctcaaaattaatttaaataggaataaaatttacattttgtgtggaaaaaaaataaaacaaattacaTTTTGTGTgaatgttattttttattttaattttgtactccctcccTACGTCCAACGAATTTTGAATCACTTTTCATTttcggccgtcccacgaatcttgagtcatttcttatactagtactccctccgtccactaattcaagacctaggaggcaaaacacgggttttaagaaaaaatataatccctccgtccatgaaaaagagtctcatttggggttcggctcgggttttaagaaagttgttaaagtatgTGTAAGTGAGATAAAGGTATAATTTGTAAGGGTATTATTAGTACAAAAAGGTAGAATAAAAGTACATTTTTAGTTAAAAAGTggaataaaagtataatttatagttaaatgtaagagaaaatgtatgatgtgatggttcaaaaagttaaatgggactctttttcatggacaaaaAAAATGGGGTAAGtaggactctttttcatggacggagggagtacttttattagttgagtggagaaagggacccacaaagtatattatttattagttgagtggagaaaaaatgtattgtttattgggacccaccaattaaagtatgaataaaaacttattaaaaatagataggtcttgagttggtggacggaccaaaaaggaaagtaggccttgaattagtggacggagggagaatAATGAAATGTTTAAAGTTTAACTCGATTCATTGCGGTAGTAAAGGTGCAAGTTGATTGTTGAGAAGCCGATCGTTTGCAGGAAATGGCTAACAGCGTTTCTTTTCTTGCTTATTCTTCTTCTACTCCTTTCACCAATAAATCCCCAAACTCAAAGATTAATTGTGAGATTTACCCTCTCGCCAGCAAAATTATCGTCAAAAGTAAGTCATTTCACTTCGCTATCCGTTTGATTTCATCATTCTCCACCTAATTTATCTcaattcttctcttctcttgCTCATAACATATTAAATATAGCCTTTTTTCTTCAGCTTCTATGTTTTACTTCAGTTCTACGCTatttttatttgtgtattttgtCTTTCGTAGGAAACAATTTTGAAAGGATGTTTCTTGATAAACACAGAATTAGACGCTTTAAGTCTTTCTTCCATTTATTGTTACTaaggattttattttaattttttcaaattgaGTTGATTACTAAATTAGAAGGCATTTTGGCTTGTCCAGCTTCATGTTGTAGTTGCAGGGAAGTGCCAAAAATGACAAGATTTGTTAACTTTTGCTTAAT harbors:
- the LOC131013050 gene encoding copper-transporting ATPase RAN1-like; the protein is MAPRTRDLQLTAVAGKSSDDDAGEEDRLLGAYDDEGSDNLRRIQVGVTGMTCAACSNSVESALRSLDGVVTASVALLQNKADVSFNSSLLKDEDIINAIEDAGFDAEILPDPSATRSNLRRTLIGQFTIGGMTCAACVNSVEGILRNVPGVKKAVVALATSLGEVEYDPAFISKEDIVNAIEDAGFEASFVQSNEQDKLLLGISGIASETDVQLLKEILCNLKGVRQFSIDQTTQDLEIHFDPELLGSRKLVDEIESASSGKLKLSVKNPYARMASKDLEESSNVFRLFTASFILSVPLLFMRVVCPRIPLLYSLLLRRCGPFQMGDWLKLVLVTVVQFVIGKRFYVAAGRALRNGSTNMDVLIALGTSASYFYSVYALLYGAMTGFWSPRYFETSAMLITFVLLGKYLESLAKGKTSDAIRKLVELSPATATLLIKDAGRNVVGEREIDALLIEPGDLLKVLPGTKVPADGSVVWGSSYVNESMVTGESAPVLKEINSPVIGGTINLHGSLHIEANKVGSNTVLSQIISLVEAAQMSKAPIQKFADFIASIFVPSVITLALLTLLGWYVAGVVGAYPKEWLPENGNYFVFSLMFAISVVVIACPCALGLATPTAIMVATGVGAKNGVLIKGGDALERAQKIKYVIFDKTGTLTQGKATVTTAKVFSGMDRGDFLTLVASAESSSEHPLAKAILEYARHFHFFDDLPDTKNGNNKSFEWLLDVTDFSALPGHGVQCFIDGKKILVGNRKLMAENGITVAEHVEKFVVDLEESAKTGILVAYDNDLIGVVGIADPLKREAAVVIEGLKKMDVVPVMVTGDNWRTAQAVAKEVGITDVRAEVMPAGKADVVRSLQKGGSLVAMVGDGINDSPALAAADVGMAIGAGTDIAIEAADYVLMRSSLEDVITAIDLSRKTLQRIRLNYVFAMAYNIVAIPVAAGLLYPSLKIKLPPWVAGACMALSSVSVVCSSLLLRRYRRPRLTTLLEITVED